The DNA region GCATATTATCAGAATGATTTTTTATCCTTTCAACAAGGCTTATTTGATTTGACCGAATTATATGCACGTAAAATGCAAACTCAATTTACTACTAATAAAAAGAAAGGAAATCGAACAATTGTGATCAAAGCTTTAGATGATAGTTTGGGTGAAGCCTACAAAAAAGCTGAAAATGAATATGTTACAGAAACCAATGCTGGAGGAGATAAAGAAGCTTTAACGCGTTGGAGACTTAAGATTCGTAATGAATTAGGCTTGTAATTTATTTTCGGATGATGACTTTCGCACCGAGAGGAGTGATGCGATACAATTCCTCGATATCAACATTTTTCAATGCAATACAGCCATCTGTCCAGGCTTGGTATTGATCTATTGTATAATCTTCATGTGGCCACGTGCCATGAATTCCGATTGCACTTCCGATTTTGGCCGAACTCGGAATCAATCCTTCCGCTTTTCTTTGTTCAAATTTTTGGATATCTGCTTGTGTTGGATAATCAAGCATTAAGAAACTATTCCAATTTTTACTTTTCTTTTTAGAGATAATACTAAAAGTACCTTCTGGTGTTTTGCGATCTCCTTCCACCATTTTATCTCCTTGGTTTTTATTTCCAAAAACACAAGGAAATGTCACTAACCAGCCTTTCGTATCAAAAACATTTAGTTCGTATTTGTCTTTATCTATGACGATCAAAAAATTATCTAAGATATTTACGGAGAGGAAGGAAGTGTGCAACACAAAAAAGAATAAAACAAAAAATGTAATTTTCAACTTAAACATGCCTTGAATATTTAACCAAATATCTAACGACAGATTTCTCTAAATAATATATATAAAATGTTAATATCCGTTTTGGGTGTACTTTTTTCAAAAGTGAATTTTTTGACTAAAAAATATAAGTGCATCTTTGTAACCTCGTATATTATAATTTAGAAAAATGATAAGATTGGAAATGAAGAAACGAAATTGGATAATTGCTTGTGGTGGTTTAGCATTCGGATCGGTTGCGATGACAAGTTGTAATCAGACGCATAAGTCCTCTTCCTCTTTGGAAGTTACTGGAAAAGTGGAGAAAATTAAAGCACAAAAAGTGTATTTGGAATCTCTTTCTTTTACATCGCCGAATCCTGAAATTGTGGATTCTGCTTCCGTTGAAAAAGATGGAACTTATAGTCTAAAAACGATTACAAAAGGAGAAAATCTTTATGCCGTTGTTGTAGACCAACAATATCCATTTTTCTTTATCAATGACAATGATAAAATTACTTTAAATATAGATCCTGAGAATACACGCAAACCCGATATTCAAGGTTCGGAAGCTTCCACAGCTTTATATGAATTTTTGAATGAATATGCGAAAAAAGATTCTTCGGCTGCTGCGGATAAAGCGATGATCGATACGTTGAATAATCAAGATGTTCCAGTTAAAAAACAAGACAGTATCATCAATAGTCTTACAAATCGCAAAAATGAAACCTTACAATCGCTCAACGATCTAATCAAAAATTATATCGAAAATACGCCAAGTCCTGCTGGAGCAGCCTATGGTATCGTTCAAGGTACGCGTACAATGGACCCAAAAATATTGCTACCAATTGCAGAAAATACGGCAAAGAAATTTCCAAGCGATGGTAATTTGGCGGCTTTGATGAGTATGTTGAAACAAAATGCGGCAAGTGTGCCTGATCAGAATTACAAATTATTGGGCAAACAAGCACCGGATTTGAAAATGAATGATGTAAATGGTCGTCCGATGAGTATCAGCCAATTTAAAGGTAAATATGTATTGGTGGATTTCTGGGCGAGCTGGTGTGGACCTTGTAGAGAGGAAAATCCAAATGTCGTTGCAGCGTATCAGAAATTTAGAAATAAAAATTTCACGATTGTTGGGGTTTCTTTGGATAAGGATAAAGAGTCTTGGATCAAGGCGATCCAACATGACAAATTAACTTGGAATCATATGAGTGATTTAAAATTTTGGGATAGTGAAGCTGTTGCAGCTTACGGTTTTGATGGTATTCCATTTAATGTATTGGTAGATCCAACTGGTAAAATCATTGCTTCTAGTCTGCGTGGTGAAGCACTCGAACAAAAATTAAGTGAAGTATTGAAATAAGACTTTTGCTTGAAAATAAATAAGCCGCTTCATTGAAGCGGCTTATTTATTTTAGGTGAAATGTAGCTAATGTTTCTACTCTTTCTATTTTTTGATACCAATCATTATATACCAATTCGAATGAGTCAAATGTAAATTTTCCAAAATCATAATCTCGATAATTTTCAATGATTTGTACAAAATCGGGTAAATTTTGAATAGCATTTCTAAATCGGATAACGGTTGAATGCGCTGTTTGAATTGGATATCGAATATCCATTTTTAATTCCAAATCGGAATGTTGATTCAATTCATCTCTTATAGCATTTCGTAAATCATTTAATTGGTTATTTGCAAAAAAACCTTGAATAATCACGCTGGAAGTGGATGTGGTAATTCCTTTAAACTCAATTTCGAATGGAGGGAAATTTTGAATAGCTTTTTGTATAGCATTTACATATTGTGGAATTTCAATATTTTGTAAATCGAAACCTTCATAACAGCCAATCACAGACAAAAGGGTAATGTGAATATCCGAATTGCGATAATAGTATTGTGCTGGATCAACATTTTTAAATTGATCGAGTAGCTTTTGAATATTGTTTTTTACCTCTAAGGATGGACGTATCACCAAAGTAATTCCCAATCTATTATCCAAATTGCTATCAATCAAGGGGTCTGTTTGATAATTACCTTGTTTGATTTTTGGAAATGAATTGTCAAACATTTCCTTATAATGAGTCGTTAAATCCAATAGTCAAATATTTTTATAGCAAATTCAAATAAGTTCTTTTTCTGGATCCCAAAGTCGATTTGGAAAATCAACAATTCGATCATTTTCTACACCAATTCCTTCTTTTTTTAATAGATCTTCCATTGCGGTGGGTGTTTTGAAATGCATTTTTCCACTCAAATCCCCATTTCTATTGACAACTCGATGAGCTGGAATTTTGGGTTGACCATGTGCTGCATTCATTGCCCATCCGACCATTCTTGCCGACATTTTCGTGCCCAAATATTTGGCAATCGCGCCATAAGTCGTTACGCGACCTTTAGGTACCAATCTGACAACCTCCCAAACATCTTGGAAAAAATCTTTTTGCTCCATAGGTTTATTTTTCAAATAAGGCAAATGAACCGCCTACCCAATCACTTTGATTATTATAACTGACGCCGATCATTTCTTCGCGTGTCAATCTTGCCAAATTATGCGTAGCTATCGGTTTGCCACCATTTTCATCCCAAAAATAAAACAATCGAATCTCCGCTTTTACAGGCGAATTTGGCGTTTCAATAACAGATGCATAATCGACTTTTTTCTGTAGAATATAGTTTTCGGGATCATCAATCGACCAGAAATCATAAGGAGTGACATGAATCTTCACACCTTGTCCTCCGAAAGAAAATAATGGTTTGAGTACATAATTATCCAAATCCTTTGGTGGCTCCAAATATTCGGATAAAAATCTAGTTTCTGGAATATGTGGGTGGCGCAAAAATGGTAAAGTAAATTTGCTCACGCGATAAAACCATGAGGGATGCGTTACCCAATGGACTTGCAAATCTTTTTCCATGATCATTTGCGCTTGGTTTCGGATAAATTCGTCACCATTATGGATAATCTCATCCCAAATCAACCGATTGTAAATACGATGTATCGGAATATCGTGGCCGTCTTTTGTATAAAATAATTGATTTCCTTGCTTTTTGATTTCCGAAAGGCATACAATTGGAATATTCAAATGATCTTGCGTATAGTAAAAATCAATTTTTGTTTTTTGCTTTTGTGGATAAAGTTCCAATAGAATTACATTTTCAGGATTTTCATTTCCTATGACGATTTCTCGCATTTTTTTGATGACTTTTTCTTTGTCAAATCCATTCAAAAATTGTGTGTACTCCTCAGGAATTTCAAAAGCCTCTCTGGATGCGTCTTCTTGATACAATTGGTACATAAATAAGGATGGAAATCCTTGCATCTCAACTAATTGTGGTTCCAATTTACCATCTTCTTTTTGAACAATACCGAAATCAAAAACCATGAAATGCGGATGCTCACCTTCTCCTTCTTTATTGATATAGTTAGGAACCGAACTATCTGTCATGGCTTTAAAACCTTTCATTCCAATCACAGATATAATATATTCTGTCGTTTCCAACATTTGTTGTTCAAATGATTTTGGAATAAACACAGGTGTTTCCGCAATTCTGAATTTAATCGAATTAGGATGTTCTCGTCCCAAAATTTGAAGATATTGTTGGTATTTTTCTTGCGTGAAATTTTGTATAAACCAATTTCTAGCTGTAGAAATCATGGTGATTTGTTGATAATTTTAATGAATTGTTTCTCCTCTAACTTCTTGAGATTGCAATATTTGCGCCTCGTAATTAAGCCATTCTTCCCATCTTTTTCGCACTTTTTCTGGATCAATATAGGTTTCTGCCAATTCTATAAATAATACATAATGTCCGGCCTCACTTTCCATAAATCTTCTGTAAAAATTACGGAAATAAGGATCTTCCAAACCTTCACTTAATCGCTTAAATCGTTCGCAACTGCGTGCTTCGATTAATGCCATGGTCAATAATTGATCCAAAAAACGCCCTTCTTCACTTCCTCCTTTTTGTTGAAATTCAATGAGTTTGACTACATAATTATCGCGTCGTTGATTTCCCAATACAAAATTTCGCTTTCTAATTTCTTGTAAAACCAATCTGAAATGTCCCCATTCTTCTGTAACGATCGGAGCCAATGCATCCACCAATTCCGTTTTACGCGGATAACGTTGGATTAAAGAAATGCAAGTATTCGCGGCTTTTTGTTCGCACCAAGCGTGATCTGTTAAGATTGCTTCCATTTTTATCGCCGCTAAATCTACCCAACGTGGATCGGTGGGCAACTTCAACCCCAAAATATTTCTTGTCGCTTCTGAATATTGAAAATCTTCCATGTAAAAATTTAAGCAGTAGCAAAGTAAATCATTTTCAAGGAAAATGTTCTCGATGTATATTTGTTTCATGGAATGGAAAAAAATATTACCTGCATTGTCCTTGATTGGAATGGCTGCATGTAAAACGGCACAATCAGATAAAAGTCATGCAAATACACAAAATCCTTATTCGCATGGATTGACTTTGGACGGCAAATTATATGGTGCGGTATGGCAACAACGTGCTGCGGAATATAAAGCTTTGTGCGAACAAGCGTTTAACGTGGCTTCTGATCGTCTGATGATTGCATTGAAGGAAAATACCGACAATCGTCCCAAAGCTGTCGTAACAGATATTGATGAAACGTTTTTGGATAATAGTCCAAATTCCGTCAAACAAACACAAAAAGGAAAAGGTTACGAACAAAAATCTTGGGAAGAATGGACTGCAAAAGCAATGGCAGATACTTTGTGGGGCGCATATCAATTTTACAATTTAGCGAAACAAAACGATGTCGAAGTTTTTTACATTACCAATAGGGGGAATTCGGAACGTGCAGGTACTTTGAAAAATTTACAAAAATTTGGATTTCCTTATGCAGATGAGACGCATTTAATTACCCGAGAAGGTTCATCTTCTAAAGAAACAAGGCGCAAAACTGTAGCTTCGAAATATGATATTTTACTTTTCTGTGGAGATAATTTAGCCGATTTTTCGGATATGTTTGACAAAAAAACGGAAGCAGAAAGAAGTAAAAATGTAGCAAATTTGCATGCATTATTTGGACGCAAATTTATTGTACTTCCAAATGTGGTTTATGGTGATTGGGAAGGAGCGCTTTTCAATTATAATTACAAATACAGTTTGCCGCAGCAAGATTCTATTTATTATCACGCAGCGAAAAGTGAATAAAATACAAAAGGTCAGATTTTATAAATCTGACCTTTTGTATAAATAAGTGCAAACTTATTTTACCGTGATATTAAGCGTATCAGACAATGCTGGACCGTAAGAACGGTGGATGCCATCGCCATATTGCAAAATCAATGTGTGTTTGCCTGGTTTTAAATTGATAGACGCTTCTGTTTGCGCTTTTCCATAATGGAAATGTGTTGAATCATCAGGAATTACCGTTCCAGCTGGGATACCTTCACCATCAACAATAACGTGGTGATGACCAGAGCTATCTTTCACTTCTCCTTTTGGCGCTAATGCGATATTTTCTTGACCAAATTCCAATTTAACTGGAGACGTTACTGTCGCGCCATCTTTTGGTGCTTTGAAGAATACTTTTGCTCCTGCTGGGATCGCTGGCAATGGTGGTACACCCGCAGTATCTGGCATTTCCATTGTCATTGTATCTTTAGAAGTGCTATCCGCGCTTCCTTTATCTGAACTTCCGGAGTTACATGCGGCAAAAAGGGCAGTGCCTAATACAGCAGGTAAAATTAATTTTTTAATCATACGTAATATTTGTGGCTAAAGTTATACATGTTGTAACAATTTACCATAGAATTTGTTTGCGCAATTGGGAAAAAAGTTCTGTAATTATTTTTTTATTTTTACCGCTCAAATTCTCAATTTACATAGTGTCCAATATACAAATACCCGAAAGTTTACTTACAGAATTAGCCTCAATAAAGCAATTTGATAGAGAAAAATTTATCGAAGTGCATCAGCAAAATCCTTCCGTTTCCATCCGCTGGAATACTGAAAAAAAACAATCAGAAAAGGATGGAGCGCCTGTTCCTTGGTGTGAAAATGCATATTATTTACCAGAAAGACCATTTTTTACTTTTGATCCGATTTTTCATGGTGGTGCGTATTATGTGCAAGAGGCTAGTAGTATGTTTATTTGGGAAATTTTGAAAAATGTCTTTCCCGATAGAAATGCAGAAGTAAAAGTGTTGGATTTATGTGCGGCACCGGGAGGAAAAACAACTTTGCTGGGTTCGTATTTTAAAAATGGCTTGGTCGTAGGTAATGAAATTATCAAAAGCCGTGCGAATATTTTAGTAGAAAATACGTCAAAATGGGGAACCGGTAATTTTATTGTTTCCAATAATGATCCCAAGCAATTTGCAGGTTTGAAAGATTATTTTGATGTGATATTGGTGGATGCTCCTTGTAGTGGAAGTGGTTTGTTTCGCAAAGAACCTTCGTGGCGTGAAGAATGGACGGAGGCAAATGTGGATTTATGTAGTGAACGTCAACAGCGGATATTGGCAGATATTTATCCGGCACTAAAAAAAGACGGGATTTTGATTTATTCCACTTGTTCGTATTCCGTAAAAGAAGACGAAGCAATTTTGGATTGGTTCTCAGCGGATTTTGAGGTAGAAAATCTAAAGATACCACTAAATGAAAATTGGGGAATTGTAGAAACAAATTCCAAATCGGATCAAGTTGGTTATCGCTTTTTTCCGGATAAATTAGATGGAGAAGGATTTTTTGCAGCGGTATTTCGTAAAAAGGAAAGCAGCGGTTATACGCCGTTTTTGGGTGGAAAATATACCCAACCGAATAAAATGGAAGTTGAAATCGTTCAGAAATGGTTAGTACTTGGAGATTATTTCTTTTTCAAAATTCAAGATTCTATTCATTGCATTGCTAAAAAATGGCAAGCAGATGTGGAATTATTGCATTCCAAATTGTATTTGAAAAAAGCAGGAACCGAAGTGGGAGAGGTGAAAAAGGATCTCGTACCAGCACATGAGCTCGCATTGTCAATTCATCTGAATAGGTCGAATTGCCATGTATTTGAATTAAATACGGAACAATCTTTGCAATACCTTCGCAAGAATAACCTAGAAAGATTACCAGAAATGGAAAATGGGTGGACTTTAATCACACATAGTAATGTGGGACTAGGTTGGATTAAAGCGCTTCCCAATAGAATAAATAATTATTATCCAACGGAATGGCGGATTTTAAAGCAGTAATAGATCAATTTTATTTATATTTATAATTTTTAACATAATATTCGGAGGCGGAGAAGTAGTTTTGAACGATTTCAAAGTCTTACGTATTTTGGATTTATAGAAGCAGTTTACATGAAAAAAAGATTTTTAGCATTATCGTTCGCAGTAAGTTTAATGAGTGTATTATTTGCACAAGAAGCACCTGTAAAACACAAAATTTTAGCAGGAGAAACCTTGTCCAAATTAGCTACCAAATATGAAACTACGGTAGGGGATATCATGCGA from Rhizosphaericola mali includes:
- a CDS encoding L,D-transpeptidase family protein, producing the protein MFKLKITFFVLFFFVLHTSFLSVNILDNFLIVIDKDKYELNVFDTKGWLVTFPCVFGNKNQGDKMVEGDRKTPEGTFSIISKKKSKNWNSFLMLDYPTQADIQKFEQRKAEGLIPSSAKIGSAIGIHGTWPHEDYTIDQYQAWTDGCIALKNVDIEELYRITPLGAKVIIRK
- a CDS encoding TlpA family protein disulfide reductase, which codes for MKKRNWIIACGGLAFGSVAMTSCNQTHKSSSSLEVTGKVEKIKAQKVYLESLSFTSPNPEIVDSASVEKDGTYSLKTITKGENLYAVVVDQQYPFFFINDNDKITLNIDPENTRKPDIQGSEASTALYEFLNEYAKKDSSAAADKAMIDTLNNQDVPVKKQDSIINSLTNRKNETLQSLNDLIKNYIENTPSPAGAAYGIVQGTRTMDPKILLPIAENTAKKFPSDGNLAALMSMLKQNAASVPDQNYKLLGKQAPDLKMNDVNGRPMSISQFKGKYVLVDFWASWCGPCREENPNVVAAYQKFRNKNFTIVGVSLDKDKESWIKAIQHDKLTWNHMSDLKFWDSEAVAAYGFDGIPFNVLVDPTGKIIASSLRGEALEQKLSEVLK
- a CDS encoding 2'-5' RNA ligase family protein, with translation MDLTTHYKEMFDNSFPKIKQGNYQTDPLIDSNLDNRLGITLVIRPSLEVKNNIQKLLDQFKNVDPAQYYYRNSDIHITLLSVIGCYEGFDLQNIEIPQYVNAIQKAIQNFPPFEIEFKGITTSTSSVIIQGFFANNQLNDLRNAIRDELNQHSDLELKMDIRYPIQTAHSTVIRFRNAIQNLPDFVQIIENYRDYDFGKFTFDSFELVYNDWYQKIERVETLATFHLK
- a CDS encoding MGMT family protein, with product MEQKDFFQDVWEVVRLVPKGRVTTYGAIAKYLGTKMSARMVGWAMNAAHGQPKIPAHRVVNRNGDLSGKMHFKTPTAMEDLLKKEGIGVENDRIVDFPNRLWDPEKELI
- the miaE gene encoding tRNA-(ms[2]io[6]A)-hydroxylase produces the protein MEDFQYSEATRNILGLKLPTDPRWVDLAAIKMEAILTDHAWCEQKAANTCISLIQRYPRKTELVDALAPIVTEEWGHFRLVLQEIRKRNFVLGNQRRDNYVVKLIEFQQKGGSEEGRFLDQLLTMALIEARSCERFKRLSEGLEDPYFRNFYRRFMESEAGHYVLFIELAETYIDPEKVRKRWEEWLNYEAQILQSQEVRGETIH
- a CDS encoding 5'-nucleotidase, lipoprotein e(P4) family, which translates into the protein MEWKKILPALSLIGMAACKTAQSDKSHANTQNPYSHGLTLDGKLYGAVWQQRAAEYKALCEQAFNVASDRLMIALKENTDNRPKAVVTDIDETFLDNSPNSVKQTQKGKGYEQKSWEEWTAKAMADTLWGAYQFYNLAKQNDVEVFYITNRGNSERAGTLKNLQKFGFPYADETHLITREGSSSKETRRKTVASKYDILLFCGDNLADFSDMFDKKTEAERSKNVANLHALFGRKFIVLPNVVYGDWEGALFNYNYKYSLPQQDSIYYHAAKSE
- a CDS encoding DUF4399 domain-containing protein encodes the protein MIKKLILPAVLGTALFAACNSGSSDKGSADSTSKDTMTMEMPDTAGVPPLPAIPAGAKVFFKAPKDGATVTSPVKLEFGQENIALAPKGEVKDSSGHHHVIVDGEGIPAGTVIPDDSTHFHYGKAQTEASINLKPGKHTLILQYGDGIHRSYGPALSDTLNITVK
- a CDS encoding methyltransferase RsmF C-terminal domain-like protein, whose protein sequence is MSNIQIPESLLTELASIKQFDREKFIEVHQQNPSVSIRWNTEKKQSEKDGAPVPWCENAYYLPERPFFTFDPIFHGGAYYVQEASSMFIWEILKNVFPDRNAEVKVLDLCAAPGGKTTLLGSYFKNGLVVGNEIIKSRANILVENTSKWGTGNFIVSNNDPKQFAGLKDYFDVILVDAPCSGSGLFRKEPSWREEWTEANVDLCSERQQRILADIYPALKKDGILIYSTCSYSVKEDEAILDWFSADFEVENLKIPLNENWGIVETNSKSDQVGYRFFPDKLDGEGFFAAVFRKKESSGYTPFLGGKYTQPNKMEVEIVQKWLVLGDYFFFKIQDSIHCIAKKWQADVELLHSKLYLKKAGTEVGEVKKDLVPAHELALSIHLNRSNCHVFELNTEQSLQYLRKNNLERLPEMENGWTLITHSNVGLGWIKALPNRINNYYPTEWRILKQ